The Nerophis lumbriciformis linkage group LG27, RoL_Nlum_v2.1, whole genome shotgun sequence genome contains the following window.
ttattgaacttgattcaagttataacacttttttttatttattattgaacgtgatgcaagttataacactttttttgatttattattgaacttgatgcaagttataacacttttgttttatttattattgaacttgatggaagttattttatttattattgaacttgatgcaagttgtaccacagctgcacagttattttatttatcattggacttgatgttattttatgttattgagtttgaatgtatacaacttgatgttcaataaatttgaaaatgttaaagcttggcattagcgctctgttggagcgatgggggcaggtggggcttgaaaactcccccttgtccaaagtgggggatgacaaaaaaagtttgagaaccactgctttaaggggacattttgcctatcattcccaatccctatgtaagacaacaacacgtttctttctttttgtatgcattctaagtcataaaataCAGCAAGTACGAGCTAATGGTTGTAGACTATTCCCTACAACCATTAGCCCtctaaaaaccaccaacaatacttcatttacatctcATTAACtggatattaaccaagtattagcaatattgttataataagcactaacgcaaacaatatatttttagcggcgccgtgacCCCAGAGAGCAAACTATTGACACGCTGAGCCAATGAGCTGCTGTAtcccctctgagttggtgaaagttaattctagatgataaatcatgcccctcacctggatagtagaaggttgtggacatagaTTCACAACTCAAAAAGAGCCAACAATAATCAATTTACATTTTATGACTCAAATACtaataagtattagtgatattattctaagtgctaacacagatgAAGTATTTATAGCGGTGATGTGATCATTTCCCATGTTTACATCAtgaagtggtctgctgcttcctcgcttccctgctccctgcaagtttattgtagatcataaatcatacctCTCACCTGGAGAGTAGATGGCTAAGGATATAATTCAACAAGTTGGGAAACTTTGACAGCCCTTTCGGACCTGGACCTGATGAGGACGACACAAAAAGCGCTTGCCCCCCCCAGGATTATGatacatttttaatcaaaatgGAAATagatgaacatcctagcagtctgcatcataatgacagcagacattgtacagtaagtgatgttttattatgtttattggctCTTACGTTTTTTAAATTAgtgcgtaaatattaaatgttactacatggcatatatacttacatcatgtatatatgacatgttattatgaatgttactacatgacatatatacttacatcatgtatatattacatgttattatgaatgttactacatgacatatatacttacatcatgtatatattacatgttattatgaatgttactacatgacatatgtacttacatcatgtatatattacatgttattatgaatgttactacatgacatacatacttacatcatgtatatattacatgttattatgaatgttactacatgacatatatacttacatcatgtatatattacatgttattatgaatgttactacatgacatatatacttacatcatgtatatattacatgttgttatgaatgttactacatgacatatatacttacatcatgtatatattacatgttattatgaatgttactacatgacatatacttgcatcatgtatatattacatgttattatgaatgttactacatgacatatatacttacatcatgtatatattacatgttattatgaatgttactacatgacatatatacttacatcatgtatatattacatgttattatgaatgttactacatgacatatatacttacatcatgtatatattacatgttattatgaatgttactacatgacatatatacttacatcatgtatatattacatgttattatgaatgttactacatgacatatatacttacatcatgtatatattacatgttgttatgaatgttactacatgacatatatacttacatcatgtatatattacatgttattatgaatgttactacatgacatatacttgcatcatgtatatattacatgttattatgaatgttactacatgacatatatacttacatcatgtatatattacatgttattatgaatgttactacatgacatatatacttacatcatgtatatattacatgttattatgaatgttactacatgacatatatacttacatcatgtatatattacatgttattatgaatgttactacatgacatacatacttacatcatgtatatattacatgttattatgaatgttactacatgacatatatacttacatcatgtatatattacatgttattatgaatgttactacatgacatatatacttacatcatgtatatattacatgttgttatgaatgttactacatgacatatatacttacatcatgtatatattacatgttattatgaatgttactacatgacatatatacttacatcatgtatatatgacatgttattatgaatgttactacatgacatataaacctaacggaggtgtttggatgcttttttaaagggctttataggcagaattgaacgtttTCCGTAGGCTCCatggtaagcagacttttgatccaatttatttaatatttatatgcaTTAACATATCAATCCGCCGTCGTGTCgttcataatgattatgaacgattccaaaaaaagttcccctttaaggttaagttaaggtaccactttgtgtttgttttatgtacaAGCTGTGTGTGCTAGGATAACACCTAAAATAGCAAGTCCTGCTTTGTTATATTTTGTGCTAAATGTCCTTTGTCAGCAAGCAGAACAAGTACTGTCACCATATTAGCAGGGGACAAAAATTCCTTCTTTCAGTCACACCGACCGTGCTGAGAGTGAAAGGACTAAACAGCCTGGATGTCCTGTTGAAAGTTCCCAGAACACAGATAACCAAACTATCTGCAACTGGGAGGAGCTTTACATTCTCCAGCAGAAAGCCCACAAGCCGTCTAAATATTTCTGCCGGCCAGGAAAGGCACGACTGTACAGTATGTCTGCAAGAATGTTTCAAAGGGAAAGGGGCAGGAAAGGTGTGGGAAATGAGCCAGACATACCGCTGGATCTTTGGTGCAGCAGGAAAAGGGCACGCCGCACCTCTCTCGACTCGGGTTAGAATCCGTGCAGTTGAAGTAGACGTTCAAATTCCAGTCGTCGGCTCCGAAAGCTCCGCAGCACTCCCACTGCAACGAGGTCAGCATAACTTGCAGACAAGATAAACAGCCGGTCGACTCCAATGAGAGTCAAAGCCGAGCTCAAGCTCACATATTCTTGGGTGAAGTCGATTAGGTTCTGCAGATCTATGTCGTCCCTGTAGGCCCGGATGTTGTTGTTGATGAAAAAGTTGAGCTGGTCCTTGATCCAGTCTTTGAAGACAAAGGCCAGGACTCCTGCTGTTAGTTCCAGGAAGAAGATGATACCCAGGAACACTGAGAACTGACCACACAAACAACATCTCTGAAACCCATTGTCTTCAACACCAGTCCAGTGGAACCCGTTTAAGTCGACATCTCGCGGACTGGCTGACCCAGGCAGACATAAGCGGTTGTTTACATAAACAAAAATACCTACTGCTTGCATATTTAGTTGCCAGAGACATAAGTACAATGGGCGAAAATAAAGGATTTCAGTAACGAAAGTTtgttttataccgtattttccggattataagcaGTTactttttttccaacgctttaaaCCCTGCATCTTATTAAAGCGGtgctgctaatttatggatttttcttcgctaagagCCATAatcttttgtattcaacaaatggttttcatattacaccgacagaaacgctgaaaaggtgtgttattgtttgtggaaTGGTGCagtcttttggatgagtttgttaACTGCAGGTTACAAATGGGTTCATCTGTGGAACagtttggatgattccttaaaatgttccagttccagtcacacatttaaaaaacactttaagaccaatgtcttggaaaaatatatcactcttgaatcaacacagtggttaatactatgatcaatgttaattacaaactaaatgtgggatgtaaataataatggaagtataattgtttgtatatagtatataattggtacaaaggtgtacaaggatatttcacatgcctttactgtgtatataattgaacagtgtttatgttgtgtacaaggtgtatttataatatgttgtgcaaaggaaattttacaatttttggaagctcatcttgtatttgacattgtttatagggttaggcgcaataagtgctcaacattttcaatttatgaatgtatttgtttatgtaaaactgtttgtttattctgttgatcactgaccgaagaaataataaactaaactaataaaCTACTTCCTGGTTTAATGCCTTGAACCGGCAGTATAACCGTTCATAGCATTTCACTCCAAGCAATGATaggaagttttacaatacaactaaaacaattcttactgactaaactgtcccatgtatgATGTATGTAGGAATGTTTTCGTGCTtatttgtaatgtaatcaagcaagcGTTATTTATAtgcaaatatgctaacaccttTACAAATGTCTGTTAGAATTATTAACTTGCACTTCTTGTTTTGTTTCAATTTCCATTGTTTTAGTAGTCCGGTATCTATCGATGAATTGAGTAATGGGATAAAACACACGTAATAAGTCCaacagttgaaataaatgatttatttgctCGCCATAACCTTTATTCTTTTTTCCTAATAAATGCTAATGttacaattagcatgctaacgttttatgctagcattttggcaAACGTTGTACTTGTTAACCGAATAGGCATGCACTCCATTGCTTAAATGCCATCTTAAAAGGGTGCTAGCTGTTCCAcaattagcatgcaaacattagcattttaacattttatgctagcatattagctaatttcgtactttttaacctaataatcatggatcgtgttacttggcgccatcttataaATACGCTGGATGTTCccgttagtatgctaatgttaacatgttaaatgCTAACATTGACGTGCTAACATTGACTGTTAGCATGTCACATACTAGCTAATTTCCTACTTTTAACCTAGTAaccatggattttgttacttggtgccatcttagaagtttgCTATCTATTCCCccgtcagcatgctaactttttatgctcGCATTTTAGCTCTTTTTCTATATTTAAAGCTAAAATTAATATACCGTCCTGGAAGTATGCAAACTTTTCTAATTATACCAAAATGTTGTACTTCAAGATTCATACTACATTTCAGTACAGCTTCTGCTCTTCACCTTTTAaatcattttttcacttttaaaacTATTCCAAccttcaaaccatttctacattccacTAGCATTTTAGTTCATTCTTACAATCAaagtatacagtggggcaaaaaagtatttagtcagcaaccgattgtgcaagttctcccacttaaaatgatgacagaggtctgtaattttcatcataggtacacttcaactgtgagagacagaatgtgaaaaaaaatgcaggaattcacattgtaggaattttaaagaatttatttgtaaattatggtgggaaataagtatttggtcacttcaaacaaggaagatctctggctctcacagacctgtaacttcttctttaagaagctcttctgtcctccacttgttacctgtattaatggcacctgtttgaactcgttatctgtataaaagacacctgtccacagcctcaaacagtcagactccaaactccactatggccaagaccaaaaagctgtcgaaggacaccaggaaaagaattgtagacctgcaccagactgaagtttgccagagagcacatggatgatacagcagaggattgggagaatgtcatgtggtcagatgaaaccagaatagaactttttggtataaactcaactcgtcgtgtttggaggaagaagaatactgagttgcatcccaagaacaccacacctactgtgaagcttgggggtggaaacatcatgctttggggttgtttttctgctaaggggacaggccgactgatccgtgttaaggaaagaatgaatggggccatgtatcgtgagattttgagacaaaacctccttccatcagtgagagctttgaagatgaaacgtggctgggtcttccagcatgacaatgatcccaaacacaccaccCGGGCAACAAAGgggtggctccgtaagaagcatttgaaagtcctggagtggcctagccagtctccagacctcaaccccataaaaaatctgtggagggagttgaaagtccgtgttgctcggcgacagccccaaaacatcactgctctcgagaagatctgcatggaggaatgggccaaaataccagctactgtgtgtgcaaacctggtaaagacctatagtaatcgtttgacctctgttattgccaacaaaggttatattacaaagtattgagttgaatttttgttattgaccaaatacttattttccaccataatttacaaataaattatttaaaaatcctacaatgtgaattcctggattttttttcacattctgtctctcacagttgaagtgtacctatgatgacaattacagacctctgtcatcatttaaagtgggagaacttgcacaattggtggctgactaaatacttttttgccccactgtatctcCATTGAAATCATTTCTACATTCTTTGTACATTCCAACAGCATTTTAGTTCAGCTGCAGCATTGGAGCATGCACATGCAATATTCGAAATAAATTGCTTTTTCTACTTATTTTTCATTACTTATTTAGTTAGAACTTACCGGTACtaattttagcactgcataattgtatgtacgtTTATTTTTCAtctgttgattttttttatgagtcccttctattGTGTTTATTTGATACTAATGAGCCTGACATAAGCCTTGATCATAATCTTTGTgactaacacatgctttcatatcattggacaattagatacaattattgaatacgattaaaatcaaagtAAAAtgaatcatttaaaaaggtttagaACTGATTTAGaccacaaataagtgttttaaaatgtagCAAAAAATCATAATAAGAGCCCGTAAAGCTGAATTTAAAAGCTGATGGCAAATTAGAGCCACTTAAAAAGGTGTACGACTAAATGTTAAAAAAGTCAAAGACTAGTCAACTATCAAAATATTTGTTGATTGCAGCTTTGGTTACGCTCATTAAACTGGGGTGGACTTGAACGGGCTCAGCTGTATGATGTAGTGACATACAAATTTGAGCAGAAAGGAGTTCTCCCGCAGCGCTCCGATGCAACCGGCGAATCCCAGAACGAACATCACGCCGCCGACCATCAGGAAGAGCCAGACTGGATCGAAGCCCCCCAGGTCAGTTATGGATGAGATGTTGGACAGAACACCCTGGTGGGGTAATAAAAAGAGTTTTTTGTTAGTACCACCCCCAAAAAATGTACCAGAAAGGAACTAAATCACTGTAGCTGGTCATGTTGGATTAAATGGTTATTAAAAATGATGTCAAATATGTGGAATGGGATCATTTTGAGGCAATTGGTACAAAATAAAGTGCAGTACTTGGCTGTCACCAGCAAAGGGGGGTTGATCCCGTCTCGACTTGTTTACTGTCCAGAAATTGCTTTGATTGTTAAAATAAAAGATcattatttattttgaaaaaaaacattttctgacgTCTAAAATGTTTGTACTAATTAGAGATCTACTGATGCGTTTTTTTtcatgattattagtagtcaaagaGGCCAATAATCGATATTTGGGGCTAATatttatttgcagtaaaagtttagtgattcccagagccccaaaaaagtctgcgggctatagagcgttttctattggggctccagtactctggaatgttctagcagtaacagttagagatgctacctcagtagaagcatttaagtcccatcttaaaactcatttgtatactctagcccaggggtcagcaacccaaaatgttgaaagagccatattggaccaaaaatacaaaaacaaatctgtctggagccgcaaaaaatgaaaagccatattgcatacagatagtgtgtcatgagatataatttgaattaatatgacttaaaggaaactaaatgagctcaaatatagctacaaatgaggcataatgatgcaatatgtacatatagctagcctaaatagcatgttagcatcgattagcttgcagtcatgcagtgaccaaatatgtctgattagcactccacacaagtcaataacatcaacaaaactcacctttgtggattcatgcacaacgttaaaagtttggtggacaaaatgagacagaaaaagaagtggcataaaacacgtcctagaaagtcgcagaaagatatacatgtaaacaaactataaggtgagttcaaggactgccaaaattagtaggacaaaacggcgctcgccaaatactcgaatcagtgaagcatgtttaatataaacagtgtgctttgtaacaattagggaggtttgtgtcatgttggtcctcctacagaaaccatattaaaacaaaatttattttttttccccctaaactttttccatttttcatacatttttgaaaaagctccggaGAGCGCTAAAGAaccacatgcggctctagagccgcgggttgccgacccctgctctagcctttaaatagaccccccttttagaccagttgatctgccgtttcttttctgctcagattcggtgaccacagatggattactgctttgcgcactcttggcattctctccatgagcttcaagaggtggtcacctgaaatggttttcacttcacaggtgtgtttgaagctcatggagagaatgccaagagtgtgcaaagcagtaaccagagcaaagggtggctattttgaagaaactacaatataaaacatgttttcacttatttcacctttttttttgttaagtacataactccacatgtgttcattcatagttttgatgtgacaatctataatgtaaaggcctactgaaagccactactaccgaccacgcagtctgatagtttatatatcaatgatgaaatcttaacattgcaacacatgccaatacggccgggttagtttactaaagtccaattttaaatttcgcgcgacatatcctgctgaaaccgtctcggtatgatgacgtcagcgcgtgacgtcgcggattgtagaggacattttgggacagcatggtggccagctattaagtcgtctgttttcatggcaaaattccacagtattctggacatctgtgttggtgaatcttttgcaatttgttcaatgaacaatggagacagcaacgaagaaagctgtaggtgggaagcggtgtattgcggccgactgcagcaacacaaacacggccggtgtttcattgtttacattcccgaaagatgacagtcaagctttaccattggcctgtggagaactggggcaacagagactcttaccaggaggactttgagttggatacgcagacgcggtaccgtgagtacgcttccaaacatttgatcgcttgctcgtacgtgcgtgccgctatgtgcatgtcacgtacgtaactttggggaaatatatgtgctgtatgaactttggggaggcgaacggtactttgggctgtgggattgagtgtgttgtgcaggtgtttgagttgtattggcgggttatatggatggtgtttgttatgcgggattaatttgtggcatattaaatataagcctggttgtgttgtggctaatagagtatatatatgtcttgtgtttatttacagttttagtcattcccagctgaatatcaggtcccaaccgcctctcacagcatcttccctatctgaatggctcccact
Protein-coding sequences here:
- the LOC133570256 gene encoding tetraspanin-5, giving the protein MMSGKHFKAQEVSCCIKYFIFGFNIIFWFLGVAFLAIGLWAWSEKGVLSNISSITDLGGFDPVWLFLMVGGVMFVLGFAGCIGALRENSFLLKFFSVFLGIIFFLELTAGVLAFVFKDWIKDQLNFFINNNIRAYRDDIDLQNLIDFTQEYWECCGAFGADDWNLNVYFNCTDSNPSRERCGVPFSCCTKDPAEDVINTQCGYDIRTKSDSEQRTFIYIKGCVPQFEKWLQDNLTVVAGIFIGIALLQIFGICLAQNLVSDIEAVRESCLFT